A part of Gramella sp. MAR_2010_147 genomic DNA contains:
- a CDS encoding helicase HerA-like domain-containing protein, with translation MDKAAQFIEKIKKGYTTKGDYLYLGAGMLNGNVHSEAAVKIPLKTMNRHGLIAGATGTGKSKTLQIISENLSEKGVPVLLMDVKGDLSGIAQPAEEKDFITERHNKLDFPFTSRQSPVEILSLSDQDGIRLRATVSEFGPVLLSRILDLNATQSGILAIIFKYCDDNQLPLLDLKDLKKIIQYSTEDGKKEFEKDYGRISSASTGAILRKIVALEQQGADLFFGERSFEVNDLLRKTREGKGFVNILRLTDIQDRPKLFSTFMLSLLAEIYSTFPEKGDMDKPELVLFIDEAHLIFDEASDALLDQIESIVKLIRSKGVGIYFVTQNPADVPEEVLGQLGLKVQHALRAFTAKDRKAIKLAAENYPESEFYDTKNMLTALGIGEALVSALDEKGRPSPLVATMLRAPMSRMDILTDKELKDLIKNSDLVPKYNQEIDRESAYEILNKKIEIAEKEEAKEKAKKERKEVTKTSSRRRTKSTEGAIIKVLTSATFIRGVMGILNKFLK, from the coding sequence ATGGACAAAGCGGCACAATTCATTGAAAAAATTAAAAAAGGCTATACCACAAAAGGCGATTATCTTTATTTAGGTGCCGGGATGTTGAATGGAAATGTACATTCTGAAGCAGCAGTAAAAATCCCACTAAAAACCATGAACCGTCATGGTTTGATCGCGGGGGCTACCGGTACAGGAAAATCAAAAACACTACAGATCATTTCTGAAAATCTTTCAGAAAAAGGGGTTCCTGTATTATTGATGGATGTAAAAGGAGACTTAAGTGGCATCGCACAACCTGCGGAGGAAAAAGATTTTATTACAGAAAGACACAATAAACTCGACTTCCCATTTACCTCTCGGCAATCTCCCGTTGAGATCTTAAGCCTCTCAGACCAGGATGGAATAAGGCTAAGAGCAACTGTGAGTGAATTTGGCCCTGTTTTATTATCCAGAATATTAGATTTAAATGCAACACAATCTGGAATTTTAGCTATTATCTTTAAATATTGTGATGACAATCAGCTGCCCTTATTAGACCTTAAAGATCTCAAGAAGATCATTCAATATTCAACTGAAGACGGGAAAAAGGAGTTTGAAAAAGATTACGGTAGGATTTCTTCAGCATCCACAGGAGCTATTCTGCGCAAAATTGTAGCTCTGGAGCAACAAGGCGCCGATCTTTTTTTTGGAGAGCGAAGTTTTGAAGTAAACGATCTTCTTAGAAAGACAAGAGAGGGTAAAGGTTTCGTAAATATCCTAAGACTTACAGATATCCAGGACAGGCCCAAACTATTTTCAACTTTTATGTTAAGCCTGCTTGCTGAAATCTATTCCACATTTCCGGAAAAAGGAGATATGGATAAACCGGAACTGGTATTATTTATAGATGAGGCTCATCTTATTTTTGACGAGGCCTCAGATGCATTATTAGATCAAATTGAAAGCATCGTAAAATTGATAAGATCTAAGGGAGTTGGAATTTATTTTGTGACTCAAAATCCTGCTGATGTTCCTGAAGAAGTACTTGGACAGCTAGGATTAAAAGTTCAGCACGCTTTAAGAGCTTTCACCGCTAAAGACAGGAAAGCGATAAAACTAGCTGCGGAAAATTATCCGGAATCAGAATTTTACGATACCAAAAACATGCTTACTGCGTTAGGTATAGGCGAGGCTTTAGTCTCTGCATTAGATGAAAAAGGAAGACCTTCTCCGCTAGTTGCGACGATGCTTAGAGCACCTATGAGCAGGATGGATATCCTTACCGATAAGGAATTAAAGGACCTAATCAAAAACTCTGATCTTGTTCCAAAATATAATCAGGAAATTGATAGAGAGAGTGCTTACGAAATTCTGAATAAGAAAATTGAAATTGCAGAAAAAGAGGAAGCAAAAGAAAAGGCTAAAAAAGAAAGAAAAGAAGTAACGAAAACCAGTTCCCGCCGTCGAACAAAAAGCACCGAGGGAGCCATTATAAAAGTATTGACCAGCGCGACCTTTATAAGAGGAGTAATGGGGATACTCAACAAATTTTTAAAATAA